A genome region from Sceloporus undulatus isolate JIND9_A2432 ecotype Alabama chromosome 1, SceUnd_v1.1, whole genome shotgun sequence includes the following:
- the ZFP36L1 gene encoding mRNA decay activator protein ZFP36L1 — protein MSTALVSPTIFELSEVLCKSNKMLNYNPSAVGGCLLDRKAVGTPAGGGFPRRHSVTLPNSKFHQTHLLNSLKGEPAPVLGPRENRFRDRSFSEGGERLLQQKQPAGQVNSSRYKTELCRPFEENGACKYGDKCQFAHGIHELRSLTRHPKYKTELCRTFHTIGFCPYGPRCHFIHNAEERRAVAGGREAAITERPRLQHSFSFAGFPSAVAANGLLDSPTSITPPPIMSADDLLGSPTLPDCASNPFTFSSQELTNLFAPSMGVPVSGGGSPTAFLLRPMSESPNMFDSPPSPQDSLSDQEGYLSSSSSSHSGSDSPILDTSRRLPIFSRLSISDE, from the exons ATGTCCACAGCCCTGGTCTCTCCCACCATCTTCGAGCTGAGTGAAGTTTTATGCAAA AGCAACAAGATGCTGAACTACAACCCCTCGGCTGTTGGAGGGTGTCTCTTGGACAGGAAGGCGGTGGGAACTCCGGCTGGCGGGGGTTTCCCCAGGAGGCATTCTGTCACCTTGCCGAATTCCAAGTTCCACCAGACCCATCTCCTTAACAGCCTCAAGGGGGAGCCAGCCCCAGTGCTGGGGCCCAGGGAGAATCGCTTTCGAGACCGCTCCTTCTCTGAAGGGGGTGAGCGCCTCCTTCAACAAAAGCAGCCTGCTGGCCAAGTCAACTCCAGTCGCTACAAGACAGAGCTGTGCCGTCCCTTTGAAGAGAACGGGGCCTGCAAATATGGAGATAAGTGCCAGTTTGCCCACGGCATCCACGAGCTGCGAAGCCTGACCCGCCACCCCAAGTACAAGACGGAGCTCTGTCGCACTTTTCACACCATTGGCTTCTGCCCTTATGGGCCCCGCTGTCACTTCATCCACAATGCTGAGGAGCGCCGGGCTGTGGCGGGTGGCCGGGAGGCTGCCATCACCGAAAGACCCCGCCTCCAACACAGCTTCAGCTTTGCTGGTTTCCCAAGTGCTGTTGCTGCCAACGGGCTGCTGGACAGCCCCACATCCATAACCCCTCCACCCATCATGAGTGCTGATGACCTCCTGGGCTCTCCCACTCTGCCTGACTGTGCCAGCAACCCTTTCACTTTCTCCAGCCAGGAGCTGACCAATCTCTTTGCTCCCAGCATGGGAGTGCCAGTGTCGGGCGGGGGCTCACCCACTGCTTTTCTCCTTAGACCCATGTCTGAGTCCCCCAATATGTTTGACTCACCCCCAAGTCCTCAGGACTCCCTCTCTGACCAGGAAGGCTATCTGAGCAGCTCTAGCAGCAGCCACAGCGGCTCTGATTCGCCCATCCTGGACACCTCAAGACGTCTTCCTATCTTTAGCAGACTCTCCATCTCTGACGAGTAA